One Pirellulaceae bacterium genomic region harbors:
- the mraZ gene encoding division/cell wall cluster transcriptional repressor MraZ — MLGRYWESVGVSGNQMLLTGTFPRTIDEKQRIAIPKRLRDAFQQTAETQAVIYVAPGTDGSLTLYTEESFSQLAKQLSASPQTGQDVRAFSRLFYSQAQRIELDRQGRLRIPPELVELAGLAKEVVLVGVRDHLELWDRQGWQTYVLEKQNNYDRLAENAFMPPNRKES; from the coding sequence ATGCTTGGGCGTTATTGGGAGTCAGTGGGAGTCAGTGGAAACCAAATGCTTTTAACCGGGACATTTCCCAGAACGATCGATGAAAAGCAACGGATTGCGATTCCAAAGCGACTACGAGACGCGTTTCAACAAACGGCTGAAACGCAGGCTGTCATCTATGTTGCGCCGGGAACCGATGGGTCACTTACCCTTTACACGGAAGAATCATTTTCGCAGCTCGCCAAACAACTTTCGGCCAGCCCACAAACAGGACAGGATGTCCGCGCATTTAGTCGACTGTTCTATTCCCAGGCTCAACGAATCGAACTCGATCGACAAGGAAGATTACGCATCCCACCCGAACTCGTCGAACTGGCCGGCCTTGCCAAAGAAGTCGTTTTGGTGGGAGTCCGAGACCACCTGGAGCTCTGGGATCGACAAGGTTGGCAAACTTACGTGCTTGAAAAACAAAACAATTACGACCGACTTGCAGAAAACGCCTTCATGCCCCCAAACCGAAAGGAATCGTAG
- the queA gene encoding tRNA preQ1(34) S-adenosylmethionine ribosyltransferase-isomerase QueA, with product MNELSDYDFELPKTLIAQRPVRNRADARLMIVDRQTGHIEHAHVRDLADWLATNDCLVVNDSRVVPARLDGVRAATGGRWQGLFLSDDGAGNWQLLCKTRGRLQEGEQIVLHDRQSRADLSLKMLRRFDEGVWAVRPETDESTWDVLDRIGRVPLPHYIRKGEMVDDDLRWYQTVFAGNPGSVAAPTAGLHLTQGLLQRLGEHGIELAKVTLHVGIGTFRPIAVSKLDDHRMHSEWGEIDAETAAQISKSRERAARTVAVGTTSVRVLETAAAQGGGAWKGQTDLFIRPGYSFQAVDVLLTNFHLPRSTLLVLVRTFGGDELMKRAYQVAIEENYRFFSYGDAMLVL from the coding sequence ATGAATGAACTGTCGGATTACGATTTTGAGTTACCGAAGACGCTGATTGCCCAGCGGCCCGTCCGCAATCGTGCGGACGCTCGTCTGATGATTGTTGACCGGCAGACGGGCCATATTGAACATGCCCATGTGCGAGATTTGGCCGATTGGTTAGCGACGAATGATTGCCTCGTGGTGAATGACTCGCGGGTCGTTCCAGCGCGTTTAGATGGTGTGAGGGCCGCCACAGGAGGGCGTTGGCAAGGACTTTTTCTATCGGACGATGGGGCGGGTAATTGGCAACTTCTATGCAAGACGCGAGGTCGTCTCCAGGAGGGGGAGCAAATTGTGCTGCATGATCGTCAGTCCCGAGCGGATTTGTCGCTGAAAATGCTCAGGCGCTTTGACGAGGGTGTGTGGGCCGTGAGGCCCGAGACGGATGAGTCGACCTGGGATGTGTTGGATCGAATTGGCCGTGTGCCATTACCGCATTACATTCGCAAAGGCGAAATGGTGGACGATGATTTGCGGTGGTATCAAACGGTTTTCGCTGGAAATCCGGGATCCGTTGCCGCACCGACCGCCGGTCTTCACTTGACCCAAGGATTGTTGCAGCGGCTTGGCGAGCATGGCATCGAGCTTGCGAAGGTGACGCTTCATGTCGGGATTGGTACATTTCGACCCATCGCAGTGAGCAAGTTAGACGATCATCGAATGCACTCCGAATGGGGGGAGATCGATGCGGAGACGGCTGCTCAAATCTCCAAATCACGTGAACGAGCTGCTCGGACAGTGGCTGTTGGCACCACTTCAGTCCGCGTGCTCGAAACGGCTGCGGCTCAGGGTGGAGGGGCCTGGAAAGGGCAAACCGATCTGTTCATTCGGCCCGGCTATTCGTTTCAGGCGGTGGATGTCTTGTTGACCAATTTTCACTTGCCTCGTTCTACCCTGTTGGTCCTGGTACGTACGTTCGGTGGTGATGAATTGATGAAGCGGGCCTATCAGGTCGCGATTGAGGAAAACTATCGGTTCTTTAGCTATGGTGACGCAATGTTGGTCCTCTAG
- a CDS encoding NUDIX domain-containing protein, with protein sequence MSVVQTEHVLVVPTAEFKKIGYFQGICTEVDHYLGQLLTPELISYRPRDEMEENPSFKQLIPYVIFRHLDADGQCWLFQYTRGSGQGEKRLHAKRSIGIGGHISSDDAGFAQGANPYHEGMRRELSEEVAIKTKYSDRCVGLINDDETEVGKVHLGIVHIFDVEQQAVTPCEDEIHEAGFVRVEELFESREGMESWSRICMEGLFSPA encoded by the coding sequence ATGTCGGTCGTACAGACAGAACATGTCTTGGTCGTACCAACAGCCGAATTTAAGAAAATCGGTTATTTCCAAGGGATTTGTACGGAAGTCGATCATTATCTTGGTCAGCTACTGACTCCTGAACTGATCAGCTATCGACCTCGTGATGAAATGGAGGAAAATCCGAGCTTCAAGCAATTGATCCCGTACGTGATTTTTCGGCATCTCGATGCGGACGGGCAATGTTGGTTGTTTCAGTACACTCGAGGATCGGGCCAGGGTGAAAAGCGATTGCACGCGAAACGGAGTATCGGGATTGGTGGGCACATCTCTTCGGACGATGCAGGGTTTGCCCAGGGAGCCAATCCTTACCACGAAGGAATGCGCCGCGAATTGTCAGAAGAAGTCGCTATCAAAACGAAATATTCCGACCGTTGCGTTGGTCTAATTAACGATGACGAGACTGAGGTGGGCAAGGTTCATTTGGGCATTGTTCATATTTTTGATGTGGAGCAGCAGGCCGTCACGCCGTGTGAAGACGAAATTCACGAGGCAGGATTTGTGCGAGTCGAGGAGCTATTTGAAAGCCGCGAAGGGATGGAAAGCTGGTCGAGAATTTGCATGGAAGGTTTATTTTCGCCGGCCTAG
- a CDS encoding aminotransferase class V-fold PLP-dependent enzyme codes for MKTPVYLDNHSTTAVDRRVLEAMLPYFCEQFGNAGSTSHALGSQGKEAVDRARDQIATAIGATDQEIVFTSGATESNNLAIRGVADALGKKGRHLISVVTEHSAVLDPLERLSRRDFEVTLLPVYPNSHLQVGQLDLERLRDSIRDDTILVSVMLANNETGVIQPLSEIAELCQSRGVILHCDATQAIGKIPVDLNVIDIDLMSFSAHKFYGPKGVGALFVRRRTPKVRLVPLLDGGGQEGGRRSGTLNVPGIVGMGIAIELAILEMSADTARARRLRDRLYQGLTEQISDCPLNGPFLDAGQGLDRLPGNLNMAFRFVDGESLMLSMGDLAVSSGSACTSARPEPSHVLRALGIAEDQVRASLRFGIGRFNTEEEIEFAIQTLIAAVERLRDLSSMA; via the coding sequence ATGAAAACGCCTGTCTACCTGGACAATCATTCAACCACGGCGGTTGATCGTCGCGTACTCGAGGCCATGCTGCCCTATTTCTGCGAGCAGTTTGGCAATGCTGGTAGCACAAGCCACGCGTTGGGTAGCCAAGGCAAGGAGGCTGTCGATCGGGCACGCGATCAAATTGCAACGGCGATTGGCGCCACAGATCAAGAAATTGTCTTCACGAGCGGTGCCACCGAAAGTAATAACCTTGCCATTCGTGGTGTAGCTGACGCCCTCGGGAAAAAAGGGCGACATCTGATCAGCGTAGTCACCGAGCATTCTGCGGTGCTTGATCCGCTCGAACGACTCTCACGCCGCGATTTTGAAGTGACCCTGTTGCCGGTCTATCCCAACTCGCATCTGCAAGTTGGGCAGTTGGATCTGGAGCGACTGCGAGACTCGATTCGTGATGATACGATCTTAGTCTCTGTGATGTTGGCAAATAACGAGACGGGCGTGATTCAGCCCTTGTCGGAAATCGCGGAACTCTGCCAAAGTCGAGGGGTGATTCTGCACTGTGATGCGACTCAAGCGATTGGCAAGATTCCGGTTGATCTCAATGTGATCGATATCGATCTGATGAGTTTCTCGGCACACAAGTTTTACGGTCCCAAGGGGGTCGGGGCGCTTTTTGTGCGGCGTCGGACACCGAAGGTTCGACTCGTGCCCTTGCTGGACGGAGGTGGGCAGGAAGGGGGGCGACGGAGCGGCACCCTGAACGTGCCTGGCATCGTTGGGATGGGAATCGCGATTGAACTCGCGATTCTGGAGATGTCGGCGGATACGGCCAGGGCTCGGCGGCTTCGCGATCGGCTTTATCAAGGCTTGACTGAGCAGATCTCAGATTGTCCACTGAATGGCCCTTTTCTCGATGCTGGCCAGGGCTTGGACCGTCTGCCTGGAAATCTGAACATGGCTTTTCGATTCGTTGACGGGGAGTCATTAATGCTGAGTATGGGGGATTTGGCAGTGTCCAGCGGTAGCGCTTGTACCTCCGCTCGCCCCGAACCGAGTCACGTTTTGCGGGCTTTGGGGATCGCAGAGGATCAGGTTCGGGCTAGTCTGAGATTCGGGATTGGTCGTTTTAATACGGAGGAAGAGATCGAATTTGCCATCCAGACGCTGATTGCTGCCGTCGAGCGACTGCGAGATCTCAGTAGCATGGCATAA
- a CDS encoding iron-sulfur cluster assembly accessory protein, translating to MAITLSERAAEEVKRIIVDQKLTESTVLRVGVSGGGCSGFMYKLAFDENFDEAKDSRFEQHGVAVVVDKKSALYLDGTTVDFYDGLDKRGFTFENPNAVKSCGCGSSFQA from the coding sequence ATGGCAATCACGCTGAGCGAACGAGCGGCAGAAGAAGTTAAACGCATTATTGTTGATCAAAAGTTGACCGAATCGACCGTCCTCCGCGTCGGTGTTTCCGGCGGTGGATGCAGTGGTTTCATGTACAAACTCGCCTTTGATGAAAACTTTGACGAAGCAAAAGATTCTCGTTTTGAGCAGCATGGTGTCGCCGTGGTTGTGGATAAGAAGAGCGCCCTTTATTTGGACGGGACGACCGTTGATTTCTACGATGGTCTTGATAAACGCGGCTTCACGTTTGAGAATCCAAATGCCGTGAAGTCATGCGGGTGCGGCAGCTCTTTCCAGGCCTAG
- the cbiE gene encoding precorrin-6y C5,15-methyltransferase (decarboxylating) subunit CbiE, translated as MATERRVQIIGIGDDGLEGLTSAARDLLGSAELVMGPAAILSTLDRQQGLLPVPGDLKTLVELVNEHQSKQLVVLTTGDPLFYGVARYLCDKLGKDRFEVIPHVSSMQLAFARVKESWDDAYLVNLAAHPLDRVVEKARLAEKVGLFTNDEHTPRQVARALLGKQIDYFTAYVCENLGSPDECVTHGELQDIAEQDFSLLNVMILVRKPSIPDRPAELVGQRLFGNPDKVFLQSVPKRGLLTPMEVRVVALAEMDLGPASIVWDVGAGSGAVAIEAARIAAKGEVYAIEMDPDDHQLLTANAERFGVGKSLKPVLGQAPEAWATLPDPDTIFVGGTGRSVGKIVELALGRLKVGGRLVVNVGSIDNILAVQTAVSLISGELSVRMIQVSQGNDQLDRLRFEAMNPTFLVSFVKQK; from the coding sequence TTGGCGACGGAACGACGCGTACAAATCATCGGGATTGGAGATGATGGACTGGAAGGGCTTACTTCCGCGGCCAGGGATCTGCTTGGCAGTGCCGAACTTGTCATGGGGCCGGCTGCGATTCTCTCCACGCTGGATCGCCAACAAGGATTGTTGCCGGTGCCCGGTGACCTGAAAACGCTCGTCGAGCTTGTTAACGAGCATCAATCCAAGCAGCTTGTTGTCCTGACGACCGGCGATCCTCTTTTCTATGGTGTGGCTCGTTATCTTTGCGACAAATTGGGGAAAGATCGTTTCGAGGTGATCCCGCATGTCAGTTCGATGCAATTGGCGTTCGCCCGTGTAAAGGAAAGTTGGGACGACGCCTACTTGGTGAATCTCGCAGCTCATCCGCTCGATCGTGTGGTCGAGAAAGCGCGCTTGGCAGAGAAAGTCGGCCTGTTTACGAATGATGAGCATACCCCGCGACAGGTAGCCCGCGCTCTGCTTGGCAAACAAATCGACTACTTCACCGCTTACGTTTGCGAGAATCTCGGTTCGCCTGACGAATGCGTAACGCATGGCGAATTGCAAGATATTGCGGAGCAAGATTTTTCGTTATTGAACGTCATGATCCTCGTTCGGAAGCCGTCGATTCCGGATCGGCCCGCTGAATTAGTGGGGCAACGCCTCTTCGGAAATCCAGATAAAGTGTTTCTGCAGTCCGTGCCGAAACGTGGTCTGCTCACTCCGATGGAAGTCCGAGTTGTCGCGCTCGCCGAAATGGACCTTGGCCCCGCCAGCATCGTCTGGGATGTAGGAGCCGGAAGTGGTGCAGTCGCGATCGAAGCGGCAAGAATTGCCGCTAAGGGCGAGGTTTATGCGATTGAAATGGACCCTGATGACCATCAACTGTTAACAGCGAACGCCGAGCGTTTCGGAGTCGGCAAGTCGCTCAAACCCGTACTTGGCCAAGCTCCTGAAGCTTGGGCGACTCTGCCTGATCCCGATACGATCTTCGTGGGAGGGACAGGGCGATCGGTCGGCAAGATCGTCGAACTGGCATTAGGTCGGCTCAAGGTAGGTGGACGACTTGTCGTCAACGTTGGCAGTATCGACAATATTTTGGCGGTCCAAACGGCGGTCAGCTTGATTTCTGGTGAGCTTTCGGTTCGCATGATCCAGGTTTCGCAGGGGAATGACCAGCTTGATCGTCTGCGATTTGAGGCGATGAATCCCACCTTTCTCGTCAGTTTCGTCAAGCAGAAATAA
- a CDS encoding PIG-L family deacetylase — translation MNLDNRPMDVVAVGAHPDDIEIACGGTLARLVRQGYRVGIVDLTDGEPTPRSPGPDVRLAEAKRAAEVLGVHERLTLDFPNRRLFDSFEARVALAKVFRRWRPQVVIGFGDRTPTASPDHWQAMQITDAAVFYAKLTKWPEHFDGLPEHTVSSQLYFSLGMETTVVNPAMTQFVVDIGDSLALKMKSVRCYQTQFPPEKDLFLKRIESIAVQVGAAAGFLAGETFISTRPLGAPDLMQFLFPPAK, via the coding sequence ATGAATCTCGACAACCGACCGATGGATGTCGTTGCCGTAGGCGCTCATCCCGATGATATCGAGATTGCCTGTGGTGGAACACTCGCCCGACTGGTTCGTCAGGGCTATCGTGTTGGCATCGTTGATCTCACCGATGGTGAACCGACGCCTCGCAGTCCCGGGCCGGACGTACGTCTTGCAGAAGCTAAACGAGCTGCGGAGGTGCTTGGTGTTCACGAACGACTCACGCTCGATTTTCCCAATCGTCGATTGTTTGATTCGTTTGAAGCGCGAGTCGCATTGGCAAAAGTGTTTCGGCGCTGGCGGCCTCAAGTTGTGATCGGTTTTGGAGATCGTACGCCCACAGCATCGCCTGATCATTGGCAGGCGATGCAAATTACCGACGCAGCCGTGTTTTACGCCAAGCTGACAAAATGGCCTGAGCACTTCGATGGGCTGCCAGAACATACGGTCTCCTCGCAACTCTACTTCAGTTTGGGAATGGAGACGACCGTGGTGAATCCTGCCATGACGCAGTTTGTTGTCGACATTGGGGATTCACTCGCGCTGAAAATGAAGAGCGTTCGCTGTTATCAGACCCAGTTTCCGCCCGAGAAAGATTTGTTCCTGAAACGAATTGAAAGCATCGCGGTTCAAGTGGGGGCAGCGGCCGGATTTCTTGCAGGGGAAACGTTTATTTCGACTCGTCCGCTGGGTGCCCCAGATCTGATGCAATTCCTTTTTCCGCCAGCAAAGTGA
- a CDS encoding RluA family pseudouridine synthase codes for MTSPPESEASPIELVVNADEVGMRFDAFLALRIPQHSRVRLRQTITSGTATVNASHRKASYRMRLNDLASVQLLPLEHAGPQAEDIPLDVLHEDDDLIVINKPHGMVVHPSKGHWQGTLTSALAFHFERLSQIGGETRPGIVHRLDRDTSGVIVVAKDDSAHLKLAKQFEQRTVEKEYYAICHGRIDRDRDQIDAPIGMHPHHREKMAVRDGQPTSRDASTFYEVKQRVGKFTAVHVFPKTGRTHQIRVHLGYLGHPIVCDSLYTGQRTITEQQITRGSPGGAVLLNRMALHAYRLQINHPTSGARLDFSAPLPTEFDKFLDDVQQRLPPTRR; via the coding sequence ATGACTTCGCCACCTGAATCAGAAGCGTCTCCCATCGAACTCGTCGTCAATGCAGACGAGGTTGGCATGCGATTCGACGCATTTCTTGCCTTGCGAATCCCTCAGCACAGTCGCGTTCGATTACGTCAGACGATTACCTCCGGCACGGCAACGGTGAATGCTAGCCATCGCAAAGCCTCCTATCGCATGCGTTTAAATGACTTAGCATCTGTTCAATTACTCCCCCTCGAACATGCGGGCCCCCAAGCGGAGGACATTCCGTTAGATGTACTCCATGAAGACGATGATCTGATTGTGATCAACAAACCACATGGCATGGTCGTGCATCCATCCAAAGGGCATTGGCAAGGAACCCTCACGTCGGCCTTGGCGTTCCATTTCGAACGCTTGAGCCAAATCGGTGGCGAGACGAGACCGGGTATCGTCCATCGCTTGGACCGCGACACGAGTGGAGTCATCGTAGTCGCCAAGGATGACTCGGCTCATTTGAAACTCGCCAAACAGTTTGAGCAGCGAACGGTCGAAAAAGAATACTACGCAATCTGCCATGGCCGCATCGACCGAGACCGAGATCAAATCGACGCTCCCATTGGCATGCATCCGCATCATCGAGAAAAAATGGCCGTCCGAGACGGACAGCCAACGAGTCGTGATGCGTCCACTTTTTACGAAGTGAAACAGCGTGTGGGCAAATTCACCGCCGTCCACGTGTTTCCCAAGACGGGACGAACGCATCAAATCCGCGTGCATCTCGGCTACCTCGGCCATCCAATCGTCTGCGACAGCCTTTACACAGGCCAACGCACGATCACCGAACAACAGATCACTCGTGGCTCACCCGGCGGTGCGGTCCTACTGAATCGCATGGCACTACACGCTTATCGCTTGCAGATTAACCACCCTACGAGCGGTGCCCGCCTTGATTTCTCAGCGCCACTCCCAACCGAATTCGACAAGTTTCTTGACGACGTTCAACAACGACTTCCCCCGACACGACGCTAG
- a CDS encoding DUF5989 family protein, which yields MKRDEKSFQDAASESRTSLASEFVYFLKTNKKWWLTPIILAFALLGLLVLLSGSGVAPFIYTLF from the coding sequence ATGAAACGCGACGAAAAATCTTTTCAAGACGCTGCTTCGGAAAGCCGAACTTCGCTCGCCAGCGAGTTCGTTTATTTCTTGAAGACCAACAAAAAGTGGTGGTTGACCCCGATCATCCTTGCATTTGCATTGCTCGGATTACTGGTGCTCTTGAGCGGATCAGGTGTAGCCCCATTCATCTACACGTTGTTTTAA
- a CDS encoding carbamoyltransferase produces the protein MTSILGISAFYHDSGAALVVDGAIVAAAQEERFTRKKHDYGFPQQAIDYCLSEAGMTASELDHVGFYDKPLRKFERLLETYVAYAPAGYRSFRKAIPLWLRQKLHLPREMDRGLHGQYKGRYVFADHHESHAASAFFPSPFDEAAIITFDGVGEWATTCIGTGHGNKLELTQEIRFPHSIGLLYSAFTYYTGFRVNSGEYKVMGLAPYGEPIYRDAILEHLIDLKEDGSYRLDMSYFNYCQGLTMTSAKFHQLFGGPPREMESKITQREMDLAASIQSVTEEVMLRTARHAHKLTGLKKLTLAGGVALNCVGNGRLLRESPFEQIWIQPAAGDAGGALGVALLTWHQLLGNSRTTCSSDAQHGSLLGPEFSDEEIFQLLDQEGIEYTACPTDQSMCDEVAALLAEEKVVGWFQGRMEFGPRALGARSILGDPRSRKMQSVMNLKIKFRESFRPFAPVVLRDQVDRYFQMRPQEDSPYMLLVAPVAKEIQQNPGPEYEQAFGIDKLHFERSTLPAITHVDYSARVQTVDSDRNPLLHQLLEQFHAKTGCPVLINTSFNVRGEPIVCTPADALRCFLATDMDVLVLGKAIVLKANQETTDDQQREKHLSQFPLD, from the coding sequence ATGACGTCGATTCTTGGAATTTCAGCCTTTTATCACGACTCCGGTGCCGCTTTGGTGGTAGACGGTGCGATAGTAGCGGCAGCTCAGGAAGAGCGATTCACTCGCAAGAAACACGACTATGGCTTTCCCCAACAGGCGATCGACTATTGCTTAAGCGAAGCTGGAATGACGGCCAGCGAGCTAGATCACGTCGGATTCTACGACAAGCCATTGCGGAAATTTGAGCGGCTGCTGGAAACTTACGTCGCCTACGCTCCCGCTGGCTACCGCTCCTTCCGAAAGGCGATTCCTTTGTGGCTTCGCCAAAAACTGCATCTTCCGCGCGAAATGGATCGCGGCCTTCACGGTCAGTACAAAGGTCGTTACGTGTTCGCCGACCATCATGAGTCACACGCGGCCAGCGCGTTTTTCCCATCTCCGTTTGACGAAGCGGCGATCATCACCTTCGATGGCGTGGGCGAATGGGCAACCACCTGCATTGGGACCGGACACGGCAACAAGCTTGAACTCACTCAAGAAATTCGCTTTCCGCACTCGATCGGACTCCTTTACTCGGCGTTCACTTACTACACCGGGTTTCGCGTCAACAGTGGCGAATACAAAGTCATGGGGCTGGCACCCTACGGAGAACCGATCTATCGAGACGCAATTCTGGAGCACTTGATCGATCTCAAGGAAGATGGTTCTTATCGCCTGGACATGAGTTACTTCAACTATTGTCAGGGACTGACAATGACGTCTGCCAAGTTCCACCAACTCTTCGGTGGTCCGCCTCGCGAGATGGAATCAAAAATCACACAGCGCGAGATGGACTTAGCAGCCTCGATTCAGTCGGTGACTGAAGAGGTAATGCTGCGAACAGCGCGACATGCCCACAAGCTGACGGGGCTTAAGAAGCTCACATTGGCTGGCGGCGTGGCACTCAACTGCGTGGGCAACGGACGATTATTACGAGAGTCGCCGTTCGAACAGATTTGGATTCAGCCAGCTGCTGGAGACGCTGGCGGAGCGTTGGGGGTGGCCCTGCTCACTTGGCACCAGCTTTTGGGCAATTCGCGAACAACTTGCAGCAGCGATGCCCAGCATGGGTCACTGCTCGGACCAGAGTTTTCAGACGAGGAAATCTTCCAGTTGCTGGATCAGGAAGGAATCGAATACACAGCCTGCCCCACCGATCAGTCGATGTGCGATGAAGTTGCCGCATTGCTTGCGGAAGAAAAAGTCGTCGGTTGGTTCCAAGGTCGAATGGAATTTGGCCCTCGTGCTTTAGGAGCGAGAAGCATACTGGGCGATCCGCGTAGCCGTAAAATGCAATCGGTTATGAATCTAAAAATAAAGTTCAGAGAATCGTTTCGCCCCTTTGCCCCTGTCGTACTCCGTGACCAAGTGGACCGCTATTTCCAGATGCGGCCCCAGGAAGACAGCCCCTACATGCTATTGGTTGCCCCTGTCGCAAAGGAGATTCAGCAAAACCCGGGGCCCGAATACGAACAAGCCTTCGGTATCGACAAATTGCATTTTGAGCGATCCACGTTGCCAGCGATCACTCACGTCGACTATTCAGCTCGCGTCCAAACGGTGGATTCCGATCGAAATCCGTTGCTGCATCAGCTGCTGGAGCAGTTCCACGCGAAGACTGGCTGCCCCGTATTGATCAACACGAGCTTCAATGTTCGCGGTGAACCCATTGTTTGCACACCTGCCGATGCGTTGCGTTGCTTTCTGGCAACGGACATGGACGTGCTCGTGCTGGGGAAGGCAATTGTGTTGAAAGCCAATCAAGAAACAACAGATGACCAACAACGTGAGAAACATCTTTCCCAGTTCCCCTTGGATTAG